The Styela clava chromosome 3, kaStyClav1.hap1.2, whole genome shotgun sequence genome includes the window ataaccatcccttcatgggattcgaacctgcgtacccacgcagagtaattagaggtgcggtggcgggcgtattcctaacgctcagcccgttgagccacaccgccgctgTAGACCTGTGAAATAACGATACGACGCCACAAACATTCAGCGTGAGAGAGTTAGATCGCTCAAAGacgtcagagttcaaagagatCATGTGCCTTTGCAAGTTGAAAAATTTCgtattcaaatcccatgccctcAAGTTACAACCTCCCAATGCTGTTttaggcaatgctgaaccaaAAAGATTCCGATCGTTTTAGCTTCAGGCTCCTCGAAAGGcctgaaatataaattataaattcaacCATTTTATTCTAGAAAATTCACGACCAAGTACGCTGGAATGTGATTCGACCCCAGCAAGAGTTTTGGCAGAATCGGAAGAAGCAAAAGTCGAAAGATTTAATCAAGGTTAGTATGCATGATGGGTTTACTAGGGCTCCGACCATATTAGGATTGTAACAGtgtactcctgtagtatatgTACATGATTaaggttaggccgtaattttattccgattttccttattttagttcaattacgagttcggggactgtctgtgttaaccaagtgaatatatcccctgctcATAGATTTCagtacctttacacaacttgatgtaaagtaggcgaacaaaattagttacctccatattggtacacacacttttggagcgccggCAACAGAACGGGTTTCTGGGGATCACGAGCAAAAACCTTCACAAGGTACATTGCCTTCAAATTTTTTGATGCTTTGAATATCATGCATTCATTCTTTTACTTTCGCTTGCTGTCTTTATTATTCAATGTGACGGACATTATTGGAAGCTGGTATTGCTATTCAAGATGGAAGGCCACAAGTGTCGAGATTTCTTGGAAGGGTACCACGGATCATAAGAGTATGAGAACCACTGACATAGGGCTAAATGTTAATGTCAAATTACAGAGTTTCCAAGATTCGAATTTATTCTAAAGTTTATACAAACCAAACGACTGGCTTTTTTGTTAGGAATGAGCATTCGCTGACCCGTTCGCAAACCTTAGCAGGTTTGGATATGTGCTAGAAGGCTGTTGAACTCTTTTTTTGactagggtgattcacgtaaccgatATTTGATTCTACATCCAAGTCCGTGCAGCTGAAACAATGAGCTTGTattatagcaactaacccccaaatgtaccccatttcatgttgaaatcatcaaaacaaagttaatttttcccaaaattcgaacaaagactttcgtaggaatcaaattacaccagtttaaCAAACATATtatgttccacccagtcattatcaaattaaaatttatattctcaagacttttggcactgattgaaataattatatctaagttcccatccgtacgatgtacataattacccttattgagataataggagtttctgttaAAACGTGAATctcgagctcacgtttacagcatttaattagAAGTATGAtagacgtataaatacgaccccgatatctttcgataaaaagagaagacgatgtaaaccattctaagctagtctggattaatattataagatttatattctgtgtgttgtggaaatttacgaataaaaacatatagagatttttaacgcatcttcattcacgtgggcgttgaagctgaagggtgaacgggtaaCTTGCAAGTTCTGAGACAATctacaaattagcaatatacggtaacatcacattcatCTAACAACCATTTATGCCATAAATGGTGACAAAGCCGACTTGAATTAATCTTCTGATACGGACCAGATCAACGGACAACAATCAGGACAGGCAACAATTGGAAGGAATCAACCAAAAAACAGACCAAGCGAAAGCTCTCCACAATTGCCGAGAAACCGTCTCTACAAAACGTGCGAAAATCAAATTCGACCAACTTACGAACGTCGGGGAGATTCAAATTGCCTGGAACAACGATTGAAGTAGCAAATTGTTGACAAGCCGATATAATCAGAAACATTATGAAAAGACAATAATCTCAATTGAAAACAGTTGAACTATGGTAACGGACTCTGGAAacgttaaaatcatgaatatggactgtattgaacatcgatcgaaatgaactcttttagaacatgatatatgttcgaggtgaaaaacctaatcaaaaacgaactgttgaaaacaatgaactatatGGACTGTTTTACGGTAAATCACGCGCTCTATTCCGAACAATAGAGAAATTGTCGCGCATACCTAATGGATATACAGCTCCGGAGCATGTTATtctacaatttgtttcatgattttcagatttttctcctcattgagacagacatttttcattcttccactaaTACTAAGGTAAAGTACTTCTTTGTCTTCTTAAATATACATGGCGTTTCatttggttttcaatttttataaattaattaatggtaacaactttgaatattctaatttcaaatacctttcaagagatttatattattgaaaatttgcgGTTAGCATTCCTATTTCGATTAATAGATTTCGTTAGAATTAAAATGCTTTCAaaaagtagattcgagcgagtcatacttttaattatttacaaagccgtcatatagaacggtgaaataataagctcgtttaacaaaaattgtatccaaaagcgttattttttcaaaaaagccccGAGATGGCATACACTTAAATATGCGTTTTTTTcatcccgacatgggacaaatatatagaccaactaggtcgcaacgcgttttttcttcccgacatgggacaagcatatattgaccaactaggtctacaaaatcgtaacaatgcgataaagcgagtataagtattttaacttagcgaaatacattaaattgaaaatatgttttaaccgtccaaaccaaaatttttcaaataaaaatacgccatccttctgtaattctactttacaatctttactctttctataaactcttctttatttcaatgtcgtgtctcattgtagatcatatacatgcaaatattttttttgacctatatcattaattttagcattgtgtattgtatttttctatatattttcaatttattagagggtgccaaatctttaaacttccagttagtaagatggggagataatatagcaactaacccccaaatgtaccccatttcatgttgaaatcatcaaaacaaagttaatttttcccaaaattcgaacaaagactttcgtaggaatcaaattacaccagtttaagaaacatattatgttccacccagtcattatcaaattaaaatttatattctcaagacttttggcactgattgaaataattatatctaagttcccatccgtacgatgtacataattacccttattgagataataggagtttctgttaAAACGTGAATctcgagctcacgtttacagcatttaattggatttatgatcaacgtataaatacgactccgatatctttcgatagagAGAAGACGGTGTAAACCATTCAAAGCGagtgtggataaatgttttaggatttgtattctgtgtgttgtggaaatttacaaataaaaacatatagagatttttaacgcatcttcattcacgtgggcgttgaagctgaagggtgaacgggtgacttgcaagtcagagacaatctacaaattagcaatatatGGTAACATTCATTTACCAATTATATATGCTATAGTATAACCCATCTTATCTCGACTACTATACCGTGCTTCTGCTTATAGGCCATATACTGTTAGCGGTTTTCATCGTAGTCATGAATTTGTGAAACTACCTTATCATTAATTCTCGGAGATAGAAGCCAAAAGATATTTGTCGAGCCATAATGACACTAATTAAACTTTCTCTGATTTAGATAGCAAACCTACATTGCCATCCTTGTTTGCTGGCACCGCCAAGTCAATTCCGGGTCTGAGTTTTAGCGAAGGAATGAAAGAATTCATTGCAATAGGTAAGAATTCAACttctaattattttttcttgCCGTGCTCTCCTATACTCTATGGCTGACACGGGCAAATTGCAACCCGCGGGACAAATCAACCCCGTTGGATAATTCGATTTGGCCCGCCTGAAAaactgccacaaccaaactaaaaccaaattttaatgttagAAAGCTTGATGTTAGCtagaaaaaatagctcaaggagtttgttgagattgcgattaaatttagttttggcactaggcttattgttttccactttagctttcgtaacactgtaaatatattCATAGTATGTAATTTTACGTCACACTGACATTATTGACCTTTTGTCCATAAACTTTGCCCGCTCCATCTCTCCTATGCTTCATGTCTTGTAGCATTCAAAGTTACGCCCTTGCTTATATAGTATTGCTGCAATATTTAGGTTGATGCTTCTGTTACTGTACTCAACTTTCTGAACCAGTgttgttcaaaaaatgttcTCAAAAACATGAATAAGTTGGTCCTTCACAGATTCACTATAAGCAAGACACTGGGCTAGCCAAGATATGTGATATCGGAACTTTTATCCCAAAAGTTTACTCGATAAAATGGCCACTGCTATGTaacaacattatttttcatatttgctCTAAACCGAGCCTGAAacaatttgataattttataaAGTGTCATTTTTTTGCATGCTtttctctgaacaaggctctagaAAGGCAGCAACGGTTATGATTGTATCTGATTACTCGTGCGTAATAGATATGGGGAATTGATAAGAATGGAACGGTACTCATGGGACGGGACtcaattttcagtgtttttaaacTAGCCCTCGagctaggcttaccatatacaTGAAACACATAATCGGGACATTGGGCAAACCTTGGTTCAATTTCAAGATTGGTATTATTCAACTCGTATGAATATTATCGGCATTCAGATAtcttaaaaatgtattttggatattttaacTACAGTGCAGTCAATGTCAGATGCTAAACTGACGCAATAACATAAACATTGAACAACTTGTACAAAAGATTGCGttatagcaggggtgggcaacttctctagtcggcgggccagatgtggaaAAATGAAGacctcggcgggccggattataacatgaatagtattcaatatcttaatcacatatttattcgctaatgcaagaaagaaaattctaaatcgcgtttaaagtaaagttaaactttacaaaaaatagagaccaaaaaacacataatgaatcAATCATAATGTACTAATAGTGTAATAATGTattatcataatgtactgatgtacagtcagcgggctGGTCAAAATCTTGTCGCCCCTGGGTTAGAGGGAGGATAGGTGAAATGCCAGGAGTGAGAGTGAAGTATACAAGATATGAATACACAATATATAAACAAAGACTCGACACAAAACAATACAAACTAAACAAACCATTGGTTGTTATCTGAGCATGTATTGATTTTGTGTTGACAGACGAAATAATCTAAATCTTTAAATCTGTAGCAAACTATCGTCACTTCATTCAACCAGGAATCGTTAGCTGGGTTTGATTTGTAAATTGATCAGAGTTTAGAAGGTAAATTCGCCTCGATTTAACCGCCctgttttatataaatactgTTTTTGTGATGACGTTAAAATAAACAGGACTGTAGAGTCGGGATATATTCACAATCGAATCCGATTCCGggttgaaaataatttctggctcGGATTTCCGACTTCGGGGTGAACATattttgactccgactccaCCCCCGAAGCactcaaattttgataacaaaactCCTGGTTATACAAACCTTGGTTAATTAATAGACTTTTAGGGCTATTAGTAAATTTATTGCCTGTCCGAGTCTCTGTAGAAAATTATGACTACTTTTATCAGAATGTATGGAATTGACACTCCAGAGATTTCTCAACTTCGACTCCAGAGACTTTAAAATACAATTGCCAAAAATACGAACGCCGAATTCACGGATCTAGAATAATCTATGTCTAAATATTTCCAGAGAACTCTCGTCATTTCATTCAAAACTCCAAGTTCGTCGAAGCTTTGGATCTGATTGAAGATCTTCCATCGTCGCCATGGCAACAATTGATGATGTCAGAATGCTACTTTCAACTTGGAAGAGAACGAAACGCATTGAGGTGCGTTGAAGCGTTACAAACAATGGTGACGTCACCACCACGGCCTGATGTTGATGACGTAatcaaattggttgacaattgcATTGACAATGCCTCTTATATTCGTGCATTGGTTTTGCTGTCGTGCTGTGCCAAGTTGTATAAGTTCGAATCGAATCCGAATATTTCTATCACTGGGCTAAAGGATTGTTCATTCAAATGTGGCATTGTGATCGAATCTTTGGCGGAGGAGAGAAGAAGAATGAAAATACTTGCAAAAGATGTTGGTTTGGAAATGATCACTGATATGCTGAAAGATTTGAGATCAGTATCAGGAGCTGATAAGAATAAAAAGACTGATATGGAAGCAAGATGTTTGAATAATGTTGGTTTAAGTTGCTACGAGGTTGGTGAATATAAGAAAGCTATTGGATATTATGAAGAAGGCGTAGACTTGATGGAACAAACATTTAGTTCGAACGCTTTGAAATATAAAGTCTTTGGAGATCTTCTAAACAACATTGGTAATGCACATCATAATCTCG containing:
- the LOC120343034 gene encoding uncharacterized protein LOC120343034 translates to MAEGQESNKPPVINVTVNYKEGGTTFAGDNVRQKTNVQATGIDQVILPTTSSTTENSRPSTLECDSTPARVLAESEEAKVERFNQDSKPTLPSLFAGTAKSIPGLSFSEGMKEFIAIENSRHFIQNSKFVEALDLIEDLPSSPWQQLMMSECYFQLGRERNALRCVEALQTMVTSPPRPDVDDVIKLVDNCIDNASYIRALVLLSCCAKLYKFESNPNISITGLKDCSFKCGIVIESLAEERRRMKILAKDVGLEMITDMLKDLRSVSGADKNKKTDMEARCLNNVGLSCYEVGEYKKAIGYYEEGVDLMEQTFSSNALKYKVFGDLLNNIGNAHHNLGNFYKAESFYLKSLEAKENAKDCSCNKVKQESIELTKNNLKITQNQMKM